Genomic segment of Neofelis nebulosa isolate mNeoNeb1 chromosome 17, mNeoNeb1.pri, whole genome shotgun sequence:
AAGGGCAGTGTTTGATTGGATATATCTTAAGCATTTCCCTTCTTTTTGGGAGTCCTAACTGAATGCAATtatttgctcatatttttttccattcaagtGCAATACTGAGAATTAAGTTGTGGTTTCCCTAGAGAGGCTACCAAAGCATTAGAGCCTCCTCAGGTTATGGCTTCACTATTTATTTAACAGTGGAAACACATTTGGTAGGATACTACcagatttatgttttttattgttgtttttgctatcattgtgttttttgtttttcttttcttttcattgttctttttttctttttttgagaaagagagagagagagagagagagaggacaagcagggtTAGAGCGGCAGAGGATAGAGAGAGTCTTACCAGGGACCATGCTCAGAGTGGGGCCCAATTCACgactggatcccacaaccctgggaataTGAGCTGGGATCCAAATTCCAATTAGTTTTCATCTGACTGAACCACTAGGgcaccttgtttgtttgtttgtttgtttgtttgtttgaatccaTTTACCAGTGTGATTTAGCAAGTGTCCACCCATTGTAAGAATGGTTCTTATGGTACAACAATCCCATGTCCCAGAACCACCCAATTAAGTCACATGTATACGAAGCAAAGATCCACATTTCAACGTGTGTGTGATAACAGAAGACAGATACATTCAACCGTGCAGTTGTATAAAAAAGTGTTTCCACATGGAGGTTTCCCTTACAATTACCTTGGGATATGAGGTGTTTCTGTGTTGCAGTAGATCCGTTTCTACCTGTGTGAAAATATCACCATCATGTAGCATGGTTAAGGAAAGCATTTGATAAGGTCGATGTGACAATACTTATGTAAACGTTGAACCAAGTGCAAAATATTTTAGTGTCTTTGTGTTAAACAATTACAAATGCAATTTACATACACTGTGAAACTGCATAGTAGTCAGGATCCACCTCAACCTGACAAACTGTTATGAAGATCGATCTATTATTGATGTAGGTAATTAATGGAGATTTTTACTTGATTTAAATACTTTATGAGTTTATCATTTTCATCTGACAATTAATGACATGTATATATGTAGTTATTTCTATAACTACCATAATCCATTGCATACATTGAGGAGGTATAAAAACATAATTCTGTTGTTAATAAGCCTGAAATCCAGTGGACTTGGGTAAGCTTTCTGTGGAGGACACTCTAATGTTAAAATCAAGATTCATCAGGCATTGGATCTACTTGGGAACATCTACAAGAGCAGTCACTTCCAGGaccattcaggttgttggcagaatccaTTTTGTTACCATGGTTTCCACATGATCTCCATGGGCACACCTTGTGCATGGTatgtccaaagaagaaaaaagtgttgAGTCTCACTGTTTACTCAAGATTTCAACTGTGGTCCTTCATTGTCTATTCAGTTGAAAGGATTACTGGGTGTTTTATAGAAGTAAGGTTTTTGCCTCATGGGCTGAAATTCAAAACCGTTCACAATTGTGAAATCAGAGAATTAATGGGTAGAATGAATTCATGACATACAATGGACCCTGCAATTGTCATCTCCCCCAgctccacccctctcctcctttctgtccCACATTGTGACCTCAATCTCTCCACTCCTGGAGCCTCTAGATATCCATGAACCCTGACTCTTTCTCTGCAAATGACACTTCTAGTCTTCACTGCTCTTCTCAGTCCATcagatgcattttttaatttggctatgtttatttaattttgagaaagtttgagcagaggaggggcagagagtgagggggacagaggatctgaagtgggctcagcCCTGACGTGGGGTAAAAACCCATAAACCGTTAGATCAAAACCTGCACCAATGTTGGACACTCCACCTACTGAGGCACCCCAGCAcctatatttctttctcatttaaaaaagaaaataacatgttcatttgcttttgagaaagcatgagcaagggacaGGTAAAAGGAGAGAgcggcagaggatccgaagctggctctgcatgacagcagcgagccctatGCATCAGGTGTATTTAAACCTCTATACCAACAAAGAATGTTTCATGTGATCCCAGAGCCCTCATCCCGAATTTTCTCCCCTTCCACTGCCCCTAAATACTCCATTCtccattctttcctccctccccattcCAATACGTCAGCCCACTTCTTGTGTATTTTATGTCCACAGCTCTCGTATACCAGCCAACATTTATCAGGAGTCTTTAGTTTCCTCATGACCCTGCACTTATTATCCCCAACCCTACACTTCTTGACTCTTTCTCATGATCCCTCTAGTCTCCTGATGCCCACCGTTCTCCCAGCTCTCAAGGTCCCCGTTCACCAATGCTAACTCCCTGTGCCCATGATGTTTCCTAGGCatcatctttcctttccactctttctctgGTTGAGCACTGACTTCTCTCTGGACTCCATTCACAGGCAACTACCTCCTTTCCATCCCTATGTTCTTTAACCCTTCATAGACAGAAAATGTTTGTATGCTCTCAACCCAACCTTGCCACGTCACTGCCTTTAGCCAATTAATTTGTCATCCATTATCCCCCTCCTTCCTAGGATTTCTTTTACCCTCTCATTCTCCCCACCCATATAGCCCAGCCTTACTGTCCCTGCCTACACTCCACTCCCAACCTCAAACTGGTAGTGCACCTTAACCCCTCAGTCATATTTCACAACCTAGTGCCTTTTAGCCTTAGTGTGGGTTACATAGTGTGTGTTAAATAAATATGCCCGAGTGCTAACCCTCAGTACCTGTAATAGTACCCTTATCGGGCAGTATGCTCTTGGCTTTacgttaaaatgaggtcatgctAGATATGGATCAATTTTACTccaatgactggtatccttataagaaaagaaaaatgaagacaaacaCAGAACAAGGTGTGATGATGAAGGCAGTGGTGGAGTGAGATACATCGACAAGCCAAGCCAGGCCAGGGACAGCTGGCAGTCCCCAGGAGTTAGAAAGAGCCAAGTCTCACTTCTTGGGGTACAGTGTGGCCCTGCCAACTGCTCGCTTCAGACTTCAagaacccacagaactgtgagacagtaaTTCCTCAGTGTGCTTAGACTAAGAGACCAATGCGGCATTGCTCATTTTAGCCAGCCTATATTGTATATATGCAGCATATTATCTACGCAACTGACTATGGACACAAGTTATTTTCATgtcttggttattatgaataatgggGCATGTTGCTTAGTTTTtacatatttgtgagttttctaGTTTTGTCGTTTTACCTGACtctagtttcatgccattgtggtTGAAAAGCTGCTTGATGGGATTTCACTCATAAGTTTATTAAGACTTGCTTTGTGTGCCAACATATAATCTatactggagaatgttctgtgtccgtgtgagaagaatgtgttttctgttgctgttggATGCAATGTTGTAAGTCCGTCTGCTGAATGTCCTTGAAGTCCGATGTTTCCACATTGATGTTGTGTCTGACTACGcaatccattattgaaagtgcaGTGCTGAAGTCCTGCTGTATACATATACAGGTGCTTTTATGTGTGGGGCGGGGGATAAATATTTATACAAGTTCCATCCTTTGGTggaattcattcctttatttttggaGTTTTGTTCTTAGCAAAAGCagcttatatttatttcaaaaaactataaaagttgactatatatctataaaagaaaattaatttaaaaataattgatgcGTATGTATGCAAATGTGACCAGATCAACACAATTCAATGCACAATAAGACTATTATGTAACTCGTGgaacaaaaaacaagacacaacTAAATGGTTTGTCAATACAAATGCTACACACATTTACAAACCTACAGCTGTAATGCAACACAAAGAAATCCTAAGTACATGGTATAGCTACCTTTCTCCTACATTAAAGGAGTGAATGTCTTCTATGTAGTAAAGAGACATATGATGTATAAAAACCTTAGTCACATGTAATTTAACCTAAAATGTGGGACCCAAGTGGAATGTAAGGTTAGCTTATGGGAAGATGTACATTTCAGAAAGAACTCAACTTGAAATAAATCTGCTATATTGACACGGTGACCCATAAAAAACCCATCATTGCAAATGTATACACAGAACTGCCCAGAAATATCAGAAATCTTACTGAGAGGTATTAtggttgaaataaaaaataacttgctTGATGGGTTTAAAAGAGCAGATAACAATGAAATTCATATAATATGTGAGTGAAAAAAACTGCAAGATATAATAGCATGTTTGAAAAGTGAATAATCTGGGAAAGATGTATTAGTCTGTACAAGTTGGTTTTGATGAACTATTGGCTGCTTTTGCAGTAAATTACCAAGATTGTCATTGCAACAATATTTTCCCACACACTTCAAAATCTGGAAGCAATAGTCTTTCTCACATTGTCatttagtgttctttttttttttcccccagccctCTAAAGGTAGCAATCCGTTTTTGAATACCAAGTAGACATTTCGAGGAGTCATAAGATACAGATGTTCAGAACATAACACAAACTACAATTCAGGCATCTGCACAAACACCACCCACACTTATGGAAAAAGGTGTTTCTTTTCAATGTGTCAGTACATGAGTTAAAGAACCATACTATTATTGTCTTCTAAAACCAAAACGGGGGCAAACTTTGCTGCCATTCTGCCAAACAGCACATTAACTAAAAACTCTGCACAAACTGACCCTTTTGTTTAATACTGACCTTTGCCATGTCTTATTATAGTCCTTGCattcaagtctattttgtctgaagGATAGCTACCCCATTTCTTTGGGTTTCCAATGGCATGCAATATCATTTTGAATATTTGCACTTTCAGGCTGAGTGTGTTCTGAAAGCAGATGGGAGTCCCATGAAGGCAGCATAGCATTGGGTCTTGGATCTCTTTCCATTCAGCCAATCTCTATCTTTTGATTGGGGAATTTAGTCCCTTTATATTTAAAGGAAGTATTGCTCCAGGCATGGAGTTACTGTTGTCATTCTTCTCATGGTTTTCTGGCTACTTTAGAATTCTTGctccctttcttctccattttctctttacctttgtgATCTGATGATTTTCAAGAATAGTAAACCTTGAttcttctctctttatcttttgggTATCAATTAACAGTTTTGCTTGGTGGTTACCATGAGGACTCAGAAGACATGACAgtctattttaaattatgtacagcttaggggcgcctgggtggcgcagtcggttaagcgtccgacttcaaccaggtcacgatctcgcggtccgtgagttcgagccccgcatcaggctctgggctgatggctcagagcctggagcctgtttccgattctgtgtctccctctctctctgcccctcccccgttcatgctctgtctctctctgtcccaaaaataaataaaaaacgttgaacaaaaaaaaattttaaattatgtacagCTTAATTTTGCCTACTGAAATTCTTTCAGGCCTGAGGTGATTCTTCAAACATGTGAATGTAGAATCCTAGCCATCTTAGGAAGgttttgctcttctctttctgatatctgtgaacatttcttcctttcaatcACATCAGTTGATATTCTGTACTTGTAACTATCGCTATGATGAACCTGCAGCACGTTTTTCAGTGGACTGACCCTCTTTCCCTTAAAGACCATTTAGTAcaactttttatttgtaatacaCACTTGTAGTTGAAATAAATGGACAATGGTATCCTGAACACCTCTTTCATGATCATTACAGCAAGGTTAGAGGCACAGAAAGTATCTCCATTTAGATTTGATTCAACTCTTCTTCACCTTCCATGGAAAATTACATATGTATGAGTCCCACCTAAGAAAGAAGGGAACTCATATCATTGATGTAGCAAGACTCAGCCATGTACATTCACACACCCActaggaataaatgaattttctgaAGTGATTTGAGAATAAGAAGTATATTGATGTTTACTAGTCACAAATCTTAAAAAGGTTAATGTAAAAACATTGAGATTATACCTATGCAAAAATCCATCCCTTTTATCATTTAAAGCATAATAGCATATACATTATCTAAATGTTTAACTTTGTATTATTCCTTCTAGTAAGTATTTTGATGTAATGTCTGAATACACTGACTTATTGCTTTCTGCTGTGAATCCTGTGACACGTGTTGACATTTTATGTTCAGTTACATATGTTTTTAAACGTACTTTTCTTTCAACTTACTTTCCTTTTGGTACTCTCTGATGTTTTCCAAATGGTGTATTTATGAAGAAGGGCTTTCCTCATGCATTCGGTTTGTATGGTTTCAACTCAGCATGCATTTAGGGATATTGAATAAGGATTGAACACCAGATGAAAGCTTTGTCATTCAATTTACATTTTAGAGATTTCCTCTTATAAGGGAATTATGATGTTGAATAAGTTAGGACTTCCACCTAGGGGTGTGCCACATTCATCACATTTTCAATGTTCCTCCTATGTATGAACAATGTGATGGTGAGTAAGGCTTGAGCCAAGTGAAACGTTTCACCACATTCTCTACAATTGTAAGGTGTCTCTCAAGTATGAATTTGGTGGTGTGGAATGAGGCTTGAGCACCATTAAAGGGCttcccagattctttttttttgtgtaaAATCATCTTTATAACACATTCTCTGACAAGATATCAGGGATCAGCATTGGTTAAAGTCTTGCCACCTTGTTTACTTGGGTATCATTAATCCTCAATGTGGATTCTGTGATGTGGAGTAGCGTTGAGCCCTCCTTAAGAGTTCTCtcgctcttggggtgcctgggtggctcagtcagtgaagcatccaacttcgcctcaTGTCATGATATAGCAGTTTATGGgttggagtcctgcatcaggctctgagctgtctgtgccgaaacctcggagcctggaacctgcttttccttttgtgtgtgtgtctgcctctgcACCCTCCCACTCATTCTGTcgaagaaaaactttttaaaaagtggggggaaaatTCCTTCACAGTCTTAAACTCTGTAACATTTGCTCCAAGATGATTTCTGTAATCTTGAATAAAGGATGATTGGTGATTAAAGCCTTTTGCACACGGTACATTGGTAAGGTTGGCTgaagtatgaattctgtgatgttgatGAAGTTCTGAGCATTTGGTAAAGCCCTTGCCACATATCtgacattggtaaggtttctctccagtatgaattctgtgatggaCTTTAAGTTTTGACTTAATcctaaaggcttttccacattgtTGACATTGgaaaggtttctctccagtatgaattctgtgatggtAATTAAGGTTTGACTTCAAcctaaaggccttgccacattcttgaCATTTGTGAGGTTTCTCTCCActatgaattctctgatgctgACTAAGGGATGCTTGCTGGCTAAAGACCTTGCCACATACctgacatttgtaaggtttctctccagtatgaattacATGATGCTGAGTAAGTGTTCTTCGCTGGCTAAAGACCTTTCCACATTCttgacatttgtaaggtttctctcccgTATGCATTCTGTGATGCCGAGTAAGGGATGATAGCCGCATAAAGGCTCTGCCACATTCTtgacattggtaaggtttctctccaatATGGATTTTGTGATGCTGAGTAAGCCTTGAAGGTAAATTAAAGGTTTTGCTGCATTTgttacattggtaaggtttccgTCCGGTATGAATTATGCGATGTAGAAAAAGGGTTGAGTATCTGCTAAAGGCCttaccacattctttacatttgtaaggtttctctccggTATGAATTATGTGATGTTGAGTAAGCTGTGAGTACGCTTTataggccttgccacattctttacatttgtggggtttctctccagtatgaattctgtgatgttcaGTAAGTTGTGAGGAACAGttaaaggcttttccacattcttgACATTGATAAGGTTTCTCCCCAGTATGGATTCTGTGATGCTGAGTAAGGGATGATGGGTGGCTAAAGGACTTGCCACATTCTTGACAGTTGTGAGGtctctctccagtatgaattctgtgatgtcgACTAAGGGATGATTGCTGGggaaaggccttgccacattcctgacatttgtaaggtttctctccagtatgtaTTCTGTGATGCTGAGGAAGGGATGATCGGTGgctaaaggccttgccacattcttgacatttgtaaggtttctctccagtatgtaTTCTGTGATGCTGAGGAAGGGATGATCGGTGgctaaaggccttgccacattcttgacatttgtaaggtttctctccagtatgtaTTCTGTGATGCTGAGGAAGGGATGATCGGTGgctaaaggccttgccacattcttgacatttgtaaggtttctctccagtatgtaTTCTGTGATGCTTAGTAAGGGATGATTGCTGCTTAAAGGTCTTGCCACATTCttgacatttgtaaggtttctctccagtatgcaTTCTGTGATGTTTAATAAGGTATGAGTGACAtttaaaggccttgccacattcttgacattcataaggtttctctccagtgtggattCTTTGATGCTGAGTAAGCAATGATTGCTGgctaaaggccttgccacattgctgacatttgtaaggtttctgtGCAGTACGGATTCGCCTGTCTGAATGGAGTGATGACCCATCCTTAAAGGTTTGACCACCTTCTTCACAGTTGTCAATTTTCTTTGCAGTATGCGTTTGCTGATGTTGAGATAGTGTCGAGTGCCTGTCAAAGGTTTTGCCACATTCCTTGCCAATGTACCTTTTCTCTCCAGTACCACTTGTCTTATACGTATTTAGGCTTAATGATTGATTAAACATGTTCCCAGATTCATTATATGTGTATGGGTTTCCATCCCCATGAATCCTCTGATGATCAGCAATACTGGAGGACTGCTTCAGagctttcccacattcatcaTATTTAGAAGTAATTTCTCCCCTCTGTGTACTCTTACTATTAGTATATTTGGAGTTTGGATAAAACACTTCCTCATCTTTATTAGATTCAAAATGATTTTCTTGCAGAGTCCTCAGACGTTTGCTAACATGAGAGCCCTGGTTAGACTGCGCCTCAGATTCACTGTATTGAGCCAGTGTATCTCCAATGAAAACG
This window contains:
- the LOC131499058 gene encoding zinc finger protein 420-like isoform X2, which gives rise to MFNQSLSLNTYKTSGTGEKRYIGKECGKTFDRHSTLSQHQRIRTAQKPYKCQQCGKAFSQQSLLTQHQRIHTGEKPYECQECGKAFKCHSYLIKHHRMHTGEKPYKCQECGKTFKQQSSLTKHHRIHTGEKPYKCQECGKAFSHRSSLPQHHRIHTGEKPYKCQECGKAFSHRSSLPQHHRIHTGEKPYKCQECGKAFSHRSSLPQHHRIHTGEKPYKCQECGKAFPQQSSLSRHHRIHTGERPHNCQECGKSFSHPSSLTQHHRIHTGEKPYQCQECGKAFNCSSQLTEHHRIHTGEKPHKCKECGKAYKAYSQLTQHHIIHTGEKPYKCKECGKAFSRYSTLFLHRIIHTGRKPYQCNKCSKTFNLPSRLTQHHKIHIGEKPYQCQECGRAFMRLSSLTRHHRMHTGEKPYKCQECGKVFSQRRTLTQHHVIHTGEKPYKCQVCGKVFSQQASLSQHQRIHSGEKPHKCQECGKAFRLKSNLNYHHRIHTGEKPFQCQQCGKAFRIKSKLKVHHRIHTGEKPYQCQICGKGFTKCSELHQHHRIHTSANLTNVPCAKGFNHQSSFIQDYRNHLGANVTEFKTVKEFSPHFLKSFSSTE
- the LOC131499058 gene encoding zinc finger protein 345-like isoform X1 yields the protein MFNQSLSLNTYKTSGTGEKRYIGKECGKTFDRHSTLSQHQQTHTAKKIDNCEEGGQTFKDGSSLHSDRRIRTAQKPYKCQQCGKAFSQQSLLTQHQRIHTGEKPYECQECGKAFKCHSYLIKHHRMHTGEKPYKCQECGKTFKQQSSLTKHHRIHTGEKPYKCQECGKAFSHRSSLPQHHRIHTGEKPYKCQECGKAFSHRSSLPQHHRIHTGEKPYKCQECGKAFSHRSSLPQHHRIHTGEKPYKCQECGKAFPQQSSLSRHHRIHTGERPHNCQECGKSFSHPSSLTQHHRIHTGEKPYQCQECGKAFNCSSQLTEHHRIHTGEKPHKCKECGKAYKAYSQLTQHHIIHTGEKPYKCKECGKAFSRYSTLFLHRIIHTGRKPYQCNKCSKTFNLPSRLTQHHKIHIGEKPYQCQECGRAFMRLSSLTRHHRMHTGEKPYKCQECGKVFSQRRTLTQHHVIHTGEKPYKCQVCGKVFSQQASLSQHQRIHSGEKPHKCQECGKAFRLKSNLNYHHRIHTGEKPFQCQQCGKAFRIKSKLKVHHRIHTGEKPYQCQICGKGFTKCSELHQHHRIHTSANLTNVPCAKGFNHQSSFIQDYRNHLGANVTEFKTVKEFSPHFLKSFSSTE